One Bartonella tribocorum CIP 105476 genomic window carries:
- a CDS encoding portal protein, whose amino-acid sequence MDGRMMDDEEHLEKEHNASDLSTEGLFRKLVSWYKEDVEHVNKWREHAREDFQFYNGDQWNDQDLAALKEQRRPVMTFNRIAPLVNAVVGSERNNKREVQFIPRQIGKALPSELLTGAAEWFRDMAHAEYADSDAFQDAVICGMGWTDTRLDYENSLDGEPVITRLDPLKMVWDSAAVQPNLTDAQRMWYVDRKPLDVAKQMFPKAHWSELSADWARDGAAYEGVHHNDLEAYDDEKGIDVENGRRMVTLVECRWFESERYYKAPDLETGELRDYSEEEFKQLQCMMPDIQGAAFNKKVVKRAFLGRKLLECPDQPLVPAGQLGWECITGYFDKIERQFYGVVRPTKDPQRWANKYFSQVMHILNSQSKGGIMAERGAFEDEREAVKSWSRVDSITVLKNGALAGGKIQPKPVAQFPTGFFQLFNEAKEAINQVTGLSPEFIGTREVSQAGILEAQRRQSSLNLLACLFDGLRLYRKRQGKIILHLIQNYLSDGRLVRISGEENAQYIPLTREAVMSVDYDIVVDDAPTSPNEKERTFGIITQLLPLLQNAVTPDIMLDLLRYSPLPASLLNRVSEKMQQQQMAQQAQQQQMNPEQEMKLQEKQQDIAAKSQMQQMDLQGKQIELVMRQERAKLEAELMQQRIINKNTIKSIC is encoded by the coding sequence ATGGATGGCAGAATGATGGATGATGAAGAGCATTTAGAAAAAGAACATAATGCATCAGATCTGTCAACAGAAGGTTTGTTTCGCAAGTTAGTCAGTTGGTACAAAGAAGATGTGGAGCATGTGAACAAATGGCGTGAACACGCAAGGGAGGATTTTCAATTTTACAATGGTGATCAGTGGAATGATCAAGATTTAGCGGCTTTAAAAGAGCAACGCCGCCCCGTTATGACCTTTAATCGCATTGCCCCACTTGTGAATGCTGTTGTGGGTTCAGAACGCAACAATAAGCGCGAAGTGCAATTTATTCCCCGTCAAATAGGCAAGGCATTGCCCAGTGAATTGCTTACAGGGGCAGCAGAATGGTTTCGTGATATGGCACATGCGGAATACGCAGACAGTGATGCTTTCCAAGATGCTGTCATCTGCGGTATGGGGTGGACCGATACGCGGCTTGATTACGAAAATAGTCTTGATGGTGAACCGGTCATTACGCGTTTAGACCCTTTGAAAATGGTTTGGGATAGTGCGGCAGTGCAACCGAATTTAACGGATGCACAACGCATGTGGTATGTAGACCGCAAGCCATTAGACGTAGCCAAGCAAATGTTTCCCAAAGCTCATTGGAGTGAACTTAGTGCGGATTGGGCGCGTGATGGGGCTGCTTATGAAGGGGTTCATCATAATGATCTTGAAGCTTACGATGATGAGAAGGGCATTGATGTTGAAAACGGTCGACGGATGGTCACACTAGTGGAATGCCGTTGGTTTGAAAGCGAGAGATATTACAAGGCGCCCGATTTGGAAACGGGTGAACTTCGTGATTACAGCGAAGAGGAGTTTAAGCAGCTCCAATGCATGATGCCCGATATCCAAGGGGCGGCTTTCAATAAAAAGGTTGTAAAACGCGCCTTTTTAGGGAGAAAACTGCTTGAATGCCCTGATCAACCTTTGGTTCCAGCGGGTCAATTGGGTTGGGAGTGTATCACGGGGTATTTTGATAAGATAGAACGGCAATTTTATGGGGTTGTCCGTCCGACAAAAGACCCACAACGGTGGGCGAATAAATATTTTAGTCAGGTGATGCATATTCTCAATAGCCAATCCAAAGGTGGGATTATGGCTGAGAGGGGTGCATTTGAAGATGAGAGAGAAGCTGTAAAGAGTTGGAGCAGGGTAGATAGTATTACGGTTTTAAAAAATGGCGCTTTGGCAGGGGGTAAGATACAGCCCAAACCCGTAGCACAGTTTCCAACCGGTTTTTTCCAACTGTTTAATGAAGCGAAAGAAGCAATTAATCAAGTTACAGGTCTCTCACCAGAGTTTATTGGAACGAGAGAAGTTTCACAAGCAGGGATTTTAGAGGCACAACGGCGTCAATCCAGTCTTAACCTGCTTGCTTGTTTGTTTGATGGTTTGCGTTTGTATCGCAAAAGGCAGGGCAAGATCATTTTGCACCTGATACAGAATTATTTGTCTGATGGTCGCTTGGTACGGATATCGGGTGAGGAGAATGCGCAATATATTCCGTTGACCCGTGAAGCGGTAATGAGTGTTGATTATGATATTGTGGTGGATGATGCGCCCACCAGCCCGAATGAGAAAGAGCGGACCTTTGGCATTATCACGCAATTATTACCGTTGCTTCAAAATGCTGTTACACCGGATATTATGCTTGATTTGCTTCGTTACTCACCCTTGCCTGCGTCTCTGCTTAATCGTGTGAGCGAGAAGATGCAACAGCAGCAAATGGCACAACAAGCCCAGCAACAGCAAATGAATCCGGAACAAGAAATGAAGTTGCAAGAAAAGCAGCAGGATATTGCTGCTAAAAGTCAGATGCAACAGATGGATTTGCAAGGCAAGCAGATTGAATTGGTCATGCGTCAAGAGAGAGCAAAATTGGAAGCGGAATTGATGCAACAACGCATTATAAATAAAAATACAATAAAGTCAATATGTTGA